The Streptomyces sp. SS1-1 genome has a segment encoding these proteins:
- a CDS encoding nucleoside deaminase, whose translation MAVEDAELPYLRRCVELAAEALDAGDEPFGSVLVAADGTVRAEDRNRVASGDGTRHPEFELARWSAAHLSPEERAAATVYTSGEHCPMCAAAHAWVGLGRIVYVASSEQLSGWLTELGVPPAPVRPLPVREVAPGVTVEGPVPELTQDIRALHLRFHGRAG comes from the coding sequence ATGGCCGTCGAGGACGCCGAACTGCCGTACCTGCGCCGCTGCGTCGAACTGGCCGCCGAGGCCCTGGACGCCGGGGACGAGCCCTTCGGCTCGGTCCTGGTGGCGGCGGACGGCACCGTACGGGCGGAGGACCGCAACCGGGTGGCCTCCGGGGACGGCACCCGGCACCCGGAGTTCGAGCTGGCGCGCTGGTCCGCCGCCCACCTGTCCCCGGAGGAACGGGCCGCGGCCACGGTGTACACCTCCGGCGAGCACTGCCCGATGTGTGCCGCCGCGCACGCCTGGGTGGGCCTCGGACGGATCGTGTACGTCGCCTCATCGGAGCAACTGAGCGGCTGGCTCACCGAGTTGGGTGTTCCCCCGGCGCCGGTGCGGCCGCTCCCCGTTCGTGAGGTGGCACCGGGGGTGACCGTCGAGGGGCCGGTGCCCGAGCTGACGCAGGACATCCGCGCCCTGCACCTGCGGTTCCACGGGCGCGCCGGCTGA
- a CDS encoding GNAT family N-acetyltransferase, whose amino-acid sequence MDPAAVLALFDRDLREHARPDGPDSVVERVGPVVRQVSSAHGWNGVVWSALDGTTADAAIAAQIAHFDGLGLEFEWKLYGHDRPVDLGRRLRDAGFTAEPEETVMIAEAAALDLDVLPPAGVRLVPVTDAAGAELVAEVHRAAFGGDGTRVRHQLLAQLATGEDTVAAVVALTDDGVPVSAARMELVPGTRFAGLWGGGTVEGWRSRGIYRALVAHRARLAVDRGYRYLQVDAMSTSRPVLERLGFEPLTTTTPYVHTP is encoded by the coding sequence ATGGATCCCGCCGCCGTCCTCGCCCTGTTCGACCGTGATCTGCGCGAGCACGCGCGGCCGGACGGCCCGGACTCCGTGGTGGAGCGGGTGGGCCCGGTCGTCCGCCAGGTGTCGTCGGCCCACGGGTGGAACGGCGTCGTGTGGTCGGCGCTGGACGGGACGACGGCCGACGCGGCGATCGCCGCGCAGATCGCCCACTTCGACGGGCTCGGGCTGGAATTCGAGTGGAAGCTGTACGGCCACGACCGCCCCGTCGACCTGGGCCGGCGGCTCCGGGACGCCGGTTTCACGGCCGAGCCGGAGGAGACGGTGATGATCGCGGAGGCCGCCGCCCTGGACCTGGACGTCCTGCCCCCGGCCGGTGTCCGCCTCGTCCCGGTGACCGACGCGGCCGGTGCCGAGCTCGTCGCCGAGGTGCACCGCGCGGCGTTCGGCGGCGACGGCACGCGCGTCCGGCACCAGCTCCTCGCGCAGCTCGCGACCGGCGAGGACACCGTGGCGGCCGTGGTCGCCCTGACGGACGACGGGGTGCCGGTGAGCGCCGCGCGGATGGAACTCGTGCCCGGCACCCGGTTCGCCGGGCTCTGGGGCGGCGGGACCGTCGAGGGCTGGCGGAGCCGTGGCATCTACCGCGCTCTCGTCGCGCACCGCGCCCGGCTCGCGGTGGACCGGGGCTACCGGTACCTCCAGGTCGACGCCATGAGCACCAGCCGTCCCGTCCTGGAGCGCCTCGGCTTCGAGCCGCTGACCACGACGACGCCGTACGTGCACACGCCCTGA
- a CDS encoding aminotransferase class I/II-fold pyridoxal phosphate-dependent enzyme, which yields MCALLVLVATATVVYMTVPAALTPVWATIGLLGVAAMLIGVHVNRPAHRWPWWVLAAGLLCFITGDTYYNVMETYFHVENPFPSPADAFYLANYVLFAVGLSGLIRYRWTGHDLPGLVDALILTAGLALPVWVFLVQPLTEIDGLTWQQRAISIAYPLGDVLVLALLARLLTPSAATRHNGALALLVVGTVTLLGFDIAYGIMQLHDEWRTGTLVDAGWIVFYTAWGLAALHPAMVELTAAEPVRESLLPPPRRLLLLAVATFVAPTVLLIEGLKDKPHGVPIIAAFSGTLFLLVILRLAGMVVAHRRAVERELALRAAGASLVSAVRQEEVVRSCEAAVDRLLGPAVHHRTLLLPAERTSALAPRHARLVPTDSLEPEVTARLDGLTSALVCPMVPPDRPAGDIPGVLLVAGPPARLNETRSSLEILASHAGLAKERVVLRQEVIRRESEAYFRTLVRNASDVILILEDDDVVRYASPSAATVFGSSDLVGRTLPELVDPRDRLRAARQLAAVREIGPRATHDHWWVRHPDGQVEVEVRCSDFRDERTVAGLVVTLRDVTEQRRLQHELTERAFHDSLTGLPNRTLLLERIERALLRGRREASLTCLLFIDLDDFKLVNDTLGHSAGDHLLKDVGIRLSRTLRRTDTAARLGGDEFAVLMEDARQPLDAELLAAQVIQTLSRPFALGGESVTVAASVGVATARDSTDADELLGHADLALYAAKAAGKRQWRRFRPLLHSRMIERHDLQSRLARAVAAQEFAVRYQPVVDITAGEVVGFEALARWPGTAQRPVTPEQFISLAEETGHIGALGSWVLEQAARDIAGLQEERVPGRPPYVSVNVSARQFRDNGFVPQVDQALRTPGLAPGSLQLELTETVLLRRDTQVQAMLRSLKDLGVHIAVDDFGTGFSSLRYLRDFPVDVLKIDKSYIDDIPRDAQQVALVEGIVHIADTLGLQVIAEGIEEPEQRDLLAGMGCRFGQGYLFARPMTLEQSRQALRRDGGRSAPGTGERRRDGDRRTLPARGRRAAREADLDRLRRTSPMTDAVLDEVRGRHIRSRGHWLIDFASCNYLGFDWDPEIAATIDPAVQEWGTHPSWSRLLGSPRLYPRIEERLAELLGAPDTLLLPTLTIIHTSVIPALADDGYVFVEATAHRTIYDGCTVARGQGATLRRFHAERPEELDQLLAAAPASAPRLVCLDGVNSMTGNIPDLPALASVTRTHGATLYVDDAHGFGVIGERSPAEPCPYGVRGNAVVRHTGESYDGVVLAGGFSKAYSSLLAFLALPTELKNRLKTAAAPYLYSGPSPTASLATALAGLDVNERRGDALRADLFRLTARVLDHLDALGVRTLNSDRLPIVEVPLTDPSDLEQVARFLWQEGIYVTVAAYPLVPRDRVGFRVQLTALHTDEDIDRLNDVLTRLAARYPLRPKD from the coding sequence ATGTGCGCCCTCCTCGTCCTCGTCGCGACGGCGACGGTCGTCTACATGACGGTCCCGGCGGCGCTCACCCCGGTCTGGGCGACGATCGGCCTGCTCGGCGTCGCCGCCATGCTGATCGGCGTCCATGTGAACCGGCCCGCCCACCGCTGGCCCTGGTGGGTCCTGGCCGCGGGGCTGCTCTGCTTCATCACGGGCGACACCTACTACAACGTGATGGAGACGTACTTCCACGTCGAGAACCCGTTCCCGTCCCCCGCCGACGCCTTCTACCTCGCGAACTACGTGCTGTTCGCCGTCGGCCTGTCCGGTCTCATCCGCTACCGCTGGACCGGGCACGACCTGCCCGGACTGGTGGACGCGCTCATCCTCACCGCCGGACTCGCGCTGCCCGTCTGGGTGTTCCTGGTCCAGCCGCTGACCGAGATCGACGGACTCACCTGGCAGCAGCGGGCGATCAGCATCGCCTACCCGCTCGGCGACGTGCTCGTCCTGGCCCTGCTCGCCCGGCTGCTGACCCCGAGCGCCGCCACCCGGCACAACGGGGCGCTGGCGCTGCTCGTCGTGGGCACCGTGACGCTGCTCGGCTTCGACATCGCCTACGGGATCATGCAGCTGCACGACGAGTGGCGGACCGGCACCCTGGTCGACGCCGGGTGGATCGTCTTCTACACGGCGTGGGGCCTGGCCGCGCTGCACCCCGCCATGGTGGAGCTGACCGCGGCGGAGCCGGTGCGCGAGTCCCTGCTCCCGCCGCCGCGCCGGCTGCTGCTCCTCGCGGTGGCCACGTTCGTCGCCCCGACGGTCCTGCTGATCGAGGGGCTGAAGGACAAGCCGCACGGCGTGCCGATCATCGCGGCGTTCTCGGGGACGCTGTTCCTGCTGGTCATCCTGCGTCTGGCCGGCATGGTGGTGGCCCATCGCCGGGCCGTGGAGCGGGAGCTGGCGCTGCGCGCGGCCGGTGCCTCGCTGGTGTCGGCGGTCCGGCAGGAGGAGGTCGTCCGCTCCTGCGAGGCGGCCGTCGACCGGCTCCTCGGCCCCGCCGTCCACCACCGCACCCTGCTGCTGCCGGCCGAGCGGACGTCGGCGCTCGCCCCGCGCCACGCCCGGCTGGTCCCCACCGACAGCCTGGAACCCGAGGTCACGGCCCGTCTGGACGGTCTTACATCCGCCCTAGTCTGCCCGATGGTGCCGCCGGACCGGCCGGCGGGCGACATACCGGGGGTGCTGCTGGTGGCGGGGCCTCCCGCGCGGCTCAACGAGACCCGGAGCTCGCTGGAGATCCTCGCCTCGCACGCGGGCCTCGCCAAGGAGCGGGTGGTGCTGCGCCAGGAGGTCATCCGGCGGGAGAGCGAGGCGTACTTCCGCACGCTGGTGCGCAACGCGTCCGACGTCATCCTGATCCTGGAGGACGACGACGTCGTCCGGTACGCCAGCCCGTCCGCCGCCACCGTGTTCGGCAGCTCGGACCTGGTGGGGCGGACGCTGCCGGAGCTGGTGGACCCCCGTGACCGGCTGCGGGCGGCCCGGCAGCTCGCGGCGGTCCGCGAGATCGGGCCGCGGGCCACCCACGACCACTGGTGGGTACGGCATCCGGACGGGCAGGTCGAGGTGGAGGTGCGGTGCAGCGACTTCCGTGACGAACGCACGGTCGCCGGTCTGGTGGTCACCCTGCGGGACGTCACCGAGCAGCGGCGGCTGCAGCACGAGCTGACCGAGCGCGCCTTCCACGACTCGCTGACCGGGCTGCCGAACCGGACGCTGCTGCTCGAGCGGATCGAGCGGGCCCTGCTGCGGGGCCGCCGCGAGGCGTCGCTGACCTGTCTGCTCTTCATCGACCTCGACGACTTCAAGCTGGTCAACGACACCCTCGGGCACTCGGCGGGCGACCATCTGCTCAAGGACGTCGGGATACGGCTGTCGCGGACGCTGCGCCGCACCGACACCGCGGCCCGGCTCGGCGGCGACGAGTTCGCCGTCCTGATGGAGGACGCGCGGCAGCCGCTCGACGCGGAACTGCTGGCCGCGCAGGTGATCCAGACCCTGAGCCGGCCCTTCGCGCTGGGCGGCGAGTCCGTGACCGTGGCGGCGAGCGTCGGGGTGGCCACAGCACGGGACAGCACGGACGCCGACGAGTTGCTGGGCCACGCCGATCTGGCGCTGTACGCGGCGAAGGCGGCGGGGAAACGGCAGTGGCGCCGCTTCCGGCCCCTGCTGCACAGCCGCATGATCGAACGGCACGATCTGCAGAGCCGGCTCGCCCGGGCGGTCGCCGCGCAGGAGTTCGCGGTGCGCTACCAGCCCGTCGTGGACATCACCGCGGGCGAGGTCGTCGGCTTCGAGGCGCTGGCCCGCTGGCCGGGCACCGCGCAGCGGCCGGTCACCCCGGAGCAGTTCATCAGCCTGGCCGAGGAGACCGGGCACATCGGCGCGCTCGGCTCCTGGGTGCTGGAGCAGGCGGCCCGGGACATCGCGGGGCTGCAGGAGGAGCGGGTGCCCGGGCGGCCCCCGTACGTCAGCGTCAACGTCTCCGCCCGGCAGTTCCGCGACAACGGGTTCGTGCCGCAGGTCGACCAGGCGCTGCGGACGCCGGGGCTCGCGCCGGGCAGTCTCCAGCTGGAGCTGACGGAGACGGTGCTGCTGCGCCGGGACACGCAGGTCCAGGCGATGCTGCGGTCCCTGAAGGATCTGGGGGTGCACATCGCGGTCGACGACTTCGGCACCGGCTTCTCGTCGCTGCGGTACCTGCGGGACTTCCCCGTCGACGTCCTGAAGATCGACAAGTCCTACATCGACGACATCCCGCGCGACGCCCAGCAGGTGGCGCTCGTCGAGGGCATCGTGCACATCGCGGACACCCTGGGGCTCCAGGTGATCGCCGAGGGCATCGAGGAGCCCGAGCAGCGGGACCTGCTGGCCGGGATGGGCTGCCGGTTCGGGCAGGGCTACCTGTTCGCCCGGCCGATGACGCTGGAGCAGAGCCGGCAGGCGCTGCGCCGCGACGGGGGCCGGTCCGCACCGGGGACCGGCGAGCGGCGCCGCGACGGCGACCGCCGGACCCTGCCGGCGCGCGGCAGACGGGCCGCGCGGGAGGCCGACCTGGACCGGCTGCGCCGCACCAGCCCGATGACGGACGCCGTCCTGGACGAGGTCCGCGGCCGGCACATCCGCAGCCGGGGCCACTGGCTGATCGACTTCGCGTCCTGCAACTACCTCGGCTTCGACTGGGACCCGGAGATCGCCGCCACCATCGACCCGGCCGTGCAGGAGTGGGGCACGCACCCCAGCTGGTCCCGGCTGCTGGGCAGCCCCCGGCTGTACCCGCGGATCGAGGAGCGGCTGGCGGAGCTGCTCGGCGCCCCGGACACCCTGCTGCTGCCGACGCTGACGATCATCCACACCTCGGTGATCCCGGCCCTCGCCGACGACGGGTACGTCTTCGTGGAGGCGACCGCGCACCGCACGATCTACGACGGCTGCACGGTGGCCCGGGGCCAGGGCGCGACCCTGCGCCGCTTCCACGCCGAACGCCCCGAGGAGCTGGACCAGCTGCTGGCCGCGGCCCCGGCGAGCGCGCCCCGGCTGGTCTGCCTGGACGGGGTCAACAGCATGACCGGCAACATCCCCGACCTGCCCGCGCTGGCCTCCGTCACCCGCACGCACGGGGCCACGCTGTACGTCGACGACGCGCACGGCTTCGGTGTCATCGGCGAACGCTCCCCCGCCGAGCCGTGCCCGTACGGCGTGCGGGGCAACGCGGTGGTGCGGCACACCGGCGAGTCGTACGACGGTGTCGTCCTGGCCGGCGGGTTCTCCAAGGCGTACTCGTCGCTGCTGGCCTTCCTGGCGCTGCCGACCGAGCTGAAGAACCGGCTGAAGACGGCCGCCGCCCCCTATCTCTACTCGGGTCCCTCCCCCACGGCGTCGCTGGCGACCGCGCTCGCCGGGCTCGATGTGAACGAGCGGCGCGGTGACGCCCTGCGGGCCGACCTGTTCCGCCTGACCGCCCGGGTCCTGGACCATCTGGACGCGCTGGGCGTGCGCACCCTGAACAGCGACCGGCTGCCGATCGTGGAGGTGCCGCTCACCGACCCGTCCGACCTGGAGCAGGTCGCGCG